A stretch of the Lactuca sativa cultivar Salinas chromosome 9, Lsat_Salinas_v11, whole genome shotgun sequence genome encodes the following:
- the LOC111879348 gene encoding uncharacterized protein LOC111879348: MLPEKSVNSSWVFRSTIQWSFRVLMFAVVVGLMIFWGIDGFDVSDFHKDFVMKLDVNLGKGLKTLNYTNRADSDSTPTPSPPLDVNLTNPAEAHQDSPANVIGKPKPVSLEWVSAKLDSNYSSNLLVRWMAPGGEPCKDSSTEGILIHGLDNNNKIELSSGDIHTYVIQTLDGSGKPRCLGGDYFETDLSGDTWKSRPPIKDFGDGRYSFSLQVHPGFVGDYNLTIVLLFRHYQGLKFSPERFAVDKVLRVIPITFKNNSTTSGQLPDLRVCNKKSDYARDVWAGRWTRHGKNDKCEISNDGRYRCLDHNYPCQNPWCHGHLGSIESNGWVYSTHCSFKLFDSKSAWNCLNNRWLFFWGDSNHCDTIRNMLNFVLNLEMATVPRLFDMNITNPNNKIQSLRITSVFNGHYNHTGNYQGLNSLYNDAYRDYLKQYFSGDIVPDTLIMNSGLHDGVYWPNLRRFTKGAQDAASFWAEVLDGVRRRNIVGPEVIYRTTVATGGYARRLVFNPNKMEAFNGVFLDKLRQFGVIDHVVDHFDMTYPWHYDNRCNDGVHYGRAPAKMRWRDGEIGHQYFVDLMLCHVLLNLLCAR, from the coding sequence ATGTTACCGGAAAAATCTGTTAATTCATCATGGGTTTTCCGGTCTACGATACAGTGGTCTTTTAGGGTTTTGATGTTTGCtgttgttgttggattaatgATCTTCTGGGGTATCGATGGCTTCGATGTTAGTGATTTCCACAAAGATTTTGTTATGAAGTTGGATGTTAATCTTGGGAAAGGTCTAAAGACTTTGAACTACACTAACCGTGCAGATTCAGATTCGACACCTACACCATCACCCCCTTTGGATGTCAATTTGACTAATCCGGCTGAAGCTCACCAAGATTCACCGGCAAATGTCATCGGAAAACCAAAACCGGTGAGTTTGGAGTGGGTTTCGGCTAAGCTAGACTCCAACTACTCGTCGAACCTACTGGTACGGTGGATGGCACCCGGCGGCGAGCCATGTAAAGATTCAAGCACAGAGGGTATATTGATCCATGGTTtggataataataataagatcGAGTTATCTTCTGGGGACATCCACACTTATGTAATCCAAACATTGGATGGTTCCGGTAAACCGCGTTGTTTAGGTGGTGATTATTTCGAAACCGATCTCTCGGGTGACACCTGGAAATCTCGTCCCCCAATCAAGGATTTTGGTGATGGTAGATACTCATTTTCTCTCCAAGTTCATCCCGGGTTTGTCGGTGACTATAATCTCACAATAGTTCTATTGTTTAGACACTACCAGGGCTTGAAATTCTCGCCGGAACGATTCGCAGTTGATAAGGTTCTCAGAGTAATTCCGATTACTTTCAAGAACAACTCAACCACCTCCGGTCAGTTGCCCGATTTAAGAGTATGTAACAAAAAGTCTGATTACGCGAGGGATGTCTGGGCAGGTCGCTGGACCCGACACGGGAAGAACGATAAGTGTGAGATCAGCAACGACGGCCGGTACCGGTGCCTCGACCACAACTACCCGTGTCAGAATCCATGGTGCCACGGACATCTGGGATCCATCGAGAGTAACGGCTGGGTCTATTCGACCCATTGTTCATTCAAGCTGTTTGATTCCAAATCAGCTTGGAATTGTTTAAATAATCGTTGGCTATTCTTCTGGGGCGATTCGAATCACTGTGATACGATTCGGAACATGCTTAATTTCGTCCTGAATCTGGAAATGGCGACTGTTCCACGGCTGTTCGATATGAACATTACAAACCCTAATAACAAGATCCAGTCGCTTCGGATCACCAGCGTTTTCAATGGTCACTATAACCATACCGGGAACTATCAAGGCCTGAATTCGCTCTACAATGATGCTTACAGAGACTACCTGAAGCAGTATTTTTCCGGCGACATTGTTCCCGACACATTAATCATGAATTCCGGGTTACACGATGGGGTTTATTGGCCTAACTTGAGAAGATTCACAAAGGGTGCTCAGGATGCTGCTTCATTTTGGGCGGAGGTTCTTGACGGGGTGAGGCGGAGAAATATTGTGGGACCGGAGGTTATATACAGGACCACCGTGGCTACTGGTGGATATGCACGGAGATTGGTGTTCAATCCAAACAAAATGGAAGCTTTCAACGGTGTTTTTCTGGACAAGCTGAGGCAGTTTGGAGTGATTGATCATGTGGTGGATCATTTCGACATGACTTATCCTTGGCATTATGATAATCGGTGCAATGATGGCGTACATTACGGCAGAGCTCCGGCGAAGATGCGGTGGAGGGACGGTGAGATTGGGCACCAATATTTTGTTGACCTGATGCTGTGTCATGTGCTGCTGAATTTACTGTGCGCAAGATAG